The DNA region TAAGCTCACTAGGCTCGGGGTAATGCACCAGAGAAACTCGCCGTGAAATCTTCCCAGCTGCAAAGGCATAACAGAATATGAGCAAACTGAGGCCAGAGCCGGTAAAGTGGTAGCAATAGTTGTAATATGAACAACAAGCAAAATGGGGAAAGGTCCATATTAAAACTAGACCCTGTAAACATAGCATCACATGACCAGATAAAAAACCTAGCTATTGGTCTCCTGACCTGTAGTAAAAGATCGGATAcataaaaaacttcaaaaataaaatctgcAGCACTACcttcataaaagaaaaccacatgaccaaataacaaaacaagctGTATATGACTGGTAATATACATCACCGTTTTTATGAAAGGTAACCGGTAATATACAACATTCGATACCTGAAGAATTCTAAGAGCAAACATGTTCAGCTAGGACGTGAGCAAATGTCAAATCTTTACAAACACATGGAGCCTAGGGTCATAAGAATTATAACAACTAAAAGCAACTAACCTAAACTGTGAAAAACAATGTAAAACAAGGTTCATAATGTGTTCTAAATGCAACACTGTAAAATCAAAAACTAGACCTTGCCAACAGAACATCAAAAGACAAActaacaaagaaagctacCAATGACCTAgagtttacaaaattgaaTACATGAAGAATTGCAAAGGCAACAGCCAGCGTATGAGCCAAATGTTTAATCTTTAGGAGCACATAATAAACTAATGCTTATAAACAATGCAACTAAGCTCGCATTTATTGGTGAACAATCTCAAAACATAATCTGTAGCCATCAATGCAAAATTTGGTTAAATAAGTAGCTCAAAAGTAGACATCACAACTGAAGTTGAGATTCATATCTGATTATCTGCTGTGCAAATTCTTAATTTGATAGGTTTACAGCTTACCAATTTTGGTGCCTGAGGCAGAAGATACAAAAACTGTTGCATTTGATTCTTGAATTGAAGAACTGACAAGGTCATATTCTTTCCCtaccaaaatcagaaacataATGTCATGTCTCAGAAGTAGAGTTTATGCATTGTGAAGTTACATTTGAAACAGCTTCTTTGTATACTGAAAACAccttgaaaaaagaaaacgggTATTCAAATGGAGTTTGCCATGTCTATACTAGAGTTTGATGTATAATTACCAGATGCGCCTTCAAAAGTGCTCAACTTTCCATTCCCATGCAGCTTAAGTGACAACTCTTTGCCATCATAATCTGGATTCTGCAATACAAATGGTGAGTTAATCCAAtgacaggaaaaaaaaaaaaatcatgtttcAAATAATAACAGCAACGCTGGACTCAAATGCAGATACCTAGTTAAAGCTAGTAGCTTTCGTTGCTCGACAAACTTGTGTATAGCTTATGCACAATCATATCAATAGTCCTAAAAACACGGCCTTTCCTTTTCTACCATGAAAGCCAATTCGAGACGGCTAGTAAAGGTTTCAAGTTGTTCTGGCTCATTAAACAAACGATAACAAGTTGTAGATATTGGGTGTTCAAGAGTTAAAACCTTCttcccaaaccaaaaaacacaGTATTGTAATCTCCTAATCATTCTTCCTAATAATTTGCATTGAAGCCGAAGtactagaaaaaaagaaaaaaagaaaaaaagtagaaGCAACATACTTGATTTTTAGGCCACTGAATGAGCCAAAGCTCAGTAGAATCGTCGACGTTGATATCAAGCAATGGGTCTTTagcattttcttcaaaatctgCCGGAGGCTTATAGCCTTGTTCCTCATCCATCACtgcctcttctctttttcccaCTTCCAAACAAAACACTATCtcttcaaacaaaacaaacaacaatcaGACAAACATATTCTCAGTTGGAGTTGAGCCCAGTTCAGATTGAACAAAACATAAACCCACATACATATAATTATAGCAATCGAAGAAAGACATACATATAATTATGAAATTGGGGAAGACAAAAAGGATGaagctagaagaagaagaagaagaagaagaagaagagtaccTGTTGTGTTTGGAAACAACACCCTTGTTGCTTTGCTAGCTGCACCACTCTGTGTTCTCTCTCTGTTGTCACCCACCCTACGCGGCTGCGGTCTAAGAATTAGGAATTTGCTAAACCCCGATTCATGCTTTTTCCAAATCACCCCTTTGCCCACCTTCTTTGGTGTATTGGGCCCTATATGGGCTCTCTCAAGTGATGAACCCAAACTATTGTTGGTGGGTCCACGCCGAAACGGGAAACTTTCCCTTCTCAGAACAATGGTTTATGTCACTAGACTATTTTGTTTTAGAGTTGAGAGTATTTGGTGACAAAAGTACAAACAGCTTGATGTAGAAGTTGAAACTTCTCACATCAGTTTATGAGGGTAGCCTTTTTTGTATACCAAACTATTTGTTTAGTCACTAtatcatcaattcatcataGCACTTTGATTGTTTAGTTCACTCAACACCGATTCtaatattttgaaattctCAACATACCGAGCATGACATTTAACAATTCATTGTGGCGATTGTTTCAACCACGTGATATAACATCTAAGACGTGAAACAGTTcaatcaaaattaatcttcttttttaaagTAAGCGAGATCAATATTGTTACTTATCAATATGATTTAAACAATTGTCTACTTTTAACTAAGATCATATTGGTATCTATCATATCATCCTTCATTCTAGCACACACGACACTCGGTATTCTTGTACAAAGTTTCTGAATTTTAACTAAATTCAATTAGACTCGAGTTTAGACTTTGAACCAGGAGTCGGTTAATACAACTTCGTTCAtgtttctcaattttaatgaaattgaattaGGCTCGAGTTTAAACTCTGAACCATGTGAGTAGGTTGATCCAAACTCGATCCAACTTTACCTTCAAGCAATGATGCTATATATGCACTCAAAGCTTCAATTTGCCACTCTGTGatagaaaatccaaaataatTAGCATACACAACCAAAACCTACTTTGACAACGGTAGATAGGCTtcaacaaaactacaaaaggAGATAAAGATTGTAATAAATTTCTCAACCACTACATTCCAATAATCGCATTGCATTATTGATATAGAAGATGATATGACATTCCCAATTCATAACTACTACGTACTTCCGTGTTCTTTTCATAGGGGGCACACTTCTTAAACTCGGATTACAACCATCTTACCTTCACAcctttcatcatcatcctcttccATTCCTTTCCTTAATATCAATGTCACCACTCTACTTGATCTCAGCTGACCCATCACACCCACCCTTTGACAGAAGAGAACAACACACAACGGTAAGACTATCCCTCCCCACCGTTTCTTTCACCAACCCAGTTCAGCAAGATATACAGCACATCCTCATTGGCATTCAACTCACTAACCTACCATTAGTAAAAATGGTTGCTAGGTTTAGTAAGTACTGACAATAAAAATGTAACTGCACCGACTTAAATCCGTTATTGGTTTGTATATTGATCAATCCAACAAGGCAATAACAATAGCATTAAGTATGGTTCTACTTTATGTACACACAACCTTCAGCACTGGTGGACATTAATGGCTCTGCGTCTgtattgttcttcatttttcactaCCAAGTCTTGATACGCCATTTATTGCCGTTGGATCCACTTACAGTTCTGATTCACGTGTATGTTGGATCTCCTTTTATTGTGAAAATCATGTCACTCAATAACTATGAACTACCAAGCCATAttatttcattgtttcttcttatcgtcttaaagttttgaattttaagTTTTAGTCTTTTTCAGAGGAGGGTATAGTGCTCCATCCTCCCACTTTTGAGCTCCATGCTCTCTTGAAGTTCAAAGCCTGCAAAGTTCAGTGTATGATTCTTATGTATAGTAAAGTTCAGTACTTCAGTATTAATAGctttcttttaattgtttgtGCACTGAGTTCATGATTCATTGGGCATAGAAAATATAGAACTTTTATTATGGTTGTTGCAAGTCTCAGATTGTTTATGAAGCTCTGGTTTTCGGTTAGTTACTAGAGTTTGGGTTGGAAGAAATTGCCTTGTCTTAGTTACTAGAGTTTCAGGTTATGGTTTATCAagctttcatttcttttcataGTTCTTAGTTTTGGGTAAAGATACTAATGAGTTTGATGCTCATGTTATATGACAGACCAGAAAATCTTGTAAATTTTGGGATTTGAGGAAGTTAAACAATGGGAAGCAGAGAAATCAAGTCCCCTGAAGGAGGGATAGAGACTCCAGCTAATTTGGAGGAACAATATTCAGACACAAATCCAAGGAAGAAGCTTGGTTTTTACTTCATCGAATCCGATGACAGGAGGACAGCTTTTGGAAGGGGATATACCGGAGGAACCACACCGGTTAATATCCATGGCAAACCAATCGCTGATCTTTCCAAAACCGGTGGTTGGTTTGCTGCCTTCTTCATATTTGGTAACCACAAAGCCTATTTTATGTGACATGTTGTGTGAAATGTGATTACTTTATACTGTGAAGtttacttttaaatttttgtgcaGGAAATGAAATGGCCGAGAGAATGGCTTATTTTGGACTCTCAGTGAATATGGTGGCCTTCATGTTCTATGTAATGCATAGACCCTTTAGCAGTTCATCAAATGCAGTTAACAATTTCTTGGGGATATCACAAGCTTCTTCTGTTCTAGGTGGTTTTCTAGCTGATGCATATCTTGGTCGATATTGGACTATAGCAATCTTCACAACTATCTATCTTGCAGTAAGTAGCCAAATATGAATTGcatatgaaatttgaaaccaGTGATTACAAGTGATAGTTTCTATATTTGTTTCATGGAGGGTTTGACAGGGATAACTTTATGTGCAACAATGGACATTTTGACACCGAACCAAGATCAATGTGATCAGCTATCCCTTCTTTTAGGCAATTGTGAGCCAGCAAAATCATGGCAGATGCTTTATCTCTATTCTGTTTTGTACTTAACTGGATTTGGAGCTGCCGGTATAAGGCCATGTGTGTCATCTTTTGGGGCTGATCAGTTTGACGAAACAAGCCCAGATTACAAGTCTCACTTGGATAGgtttttcaacttcttttaTCTGTCTGTCACCATTGGAGCTATTATAGCCTTCACTGCAGTAGTGTACATTCAAATGGAACATGGTTGGGGACTTGCCTTTGGGTCACTGGCCATAGCTATGGGCATATCAAACTTTGTGTTCTTTCTTGGTACACCTCTCTACCGGCATAGACTACCCGGAGGAAGCCCTCTGACACGTGTTGCGCAAGTATTGGTGGCTGCCTACAGGAAGAGGAAGGCTGCATTTTCTAGCAGTGAGTTGATAGGCTTGTATGAGGTTCCTGGAAAACAATCTGCTATAAAGGGTAGTAGAAAGATCGCTCACACCAATGATTTTAGGTATctctttctttaaattttactGCTCACctagaattatatatatgacatcGGCTTTAATGTCTTGCTCTCCAAGCAAAATCCTGATTTTTGGCATTACAGATGTTTAGACAAAGCAGCTCTGCAGCTTAAGGAAGACGGTGTAGACCCAACTCCTTGGAGGCTTTGCACTGTGACTCAAGTAGAGGAAGTAAAGATTCTACTTAAACTTATTCCAATCCCGGCTTGCACAATAATGCTGAGTGTAGTCTTAACTGAGTATCTGACTCTCTCAGTTCAGCAAGCTTACACTCTAAATACCCATATGGGTCACCTCAAGCTTCCAGTAACATGCATGCCAGTATTTCCAGGCCTCAGCATATTTCTCATACTATCCCTCTACTACTCTACATTTGTCCCCTTGTCGCGGCACATCACAGGTCATCCTCACGGTGCTTCTCAGTTACAGAGGGTAGGCATAGGTCTGGCAGTTTCCATCTTATCCGTGGCATGGGCCGCGGTTTTTGAGAGGTACCGAAGAAACTATGCAATAAAGCATGAGTATGAGGCTAGTTTCCTAACTGCAATGCCTGATCTAAGCGCATACTGGTTGTTGATCCAGTACTGCCTCATTGGCATAGCTGAAGTGTTTTGCATAGTGGGGTTACTAGAATTCCTCTATGAGGAAGCCCCAGATGCTATGAAAAGTATAGGGTCTGCTTATGCCGCACTAGCCGGGGGTTTAGGGTGCTTTGCAGCCAGCATATTGAACAGCATCATCAAATCTGTCACAGGCAGCACAGAGAAGCCATCTTGGCTGTCACAGAATATCAATACTGGTAGATTTGATTATTTCTACTGGCTACTTACAGTTTTGAGTGTCATCAATTTCTGCATATTTCTGTATTCGGCACATAGGTACAAATACAGGGCAGAGCAGCAAATTGTAACCAAGATTAAAGAAGACCTCATCCAAGGATAACATATTGAAACCCTTCAGTAAGAAGCGTACGAGTTAGTGTGTACTTGTTAGAAGGAAAAGCTCAAGCagtaagcaaaacaaaaattactgtGTTTAGCATTATAGATTGATAGATGGAAAGATTGTAGCTCTTGATTGGAGCAATAGAAGGAACATCAATTGGTTTAATGAACTATTTACGTGAAAACTCTCTGTATTTGCCCTTTTAATCTAGAGATTGCAAAGTCAATTACTATTTACCCGGTTTGTTCATGCTAGCTAAATTCGTACAATGGTGCGTAGTCTTGAGATCTTGCTAtcaggagaagaaaaagagttgGTGTCTGCCATTCATATGTTTTCTTAACAATTATGTTTACAGTAACTGAATATGGTGCCACACTGATTTGTGGAGTTCTATACAAGTAAGATGGGTCATTCAAACTTACGAAAGCCTGAAGAAACACAACAAAGTATTACAAACTAGTGGCACAAATAACAATTGGTTCCAACTTTGCAAACCTTATAAACAACACGACTTTTATTTACAGAAACTCATAGCCGCTCCATATGTATTTGCTCTATTGCTTTGAAATCAGATACTAAAAGTTAGGGGCTTTCACAGAACTCCATCTCCTGACATTCCAGAATTAACAGTCAAAATATGATCAACCGAGGAAATATACTCACAAGTAACAGATGAAAGAACTGTTGCACAACACCATGCAATATCAATTATCTTGATATATAGCTCAAATTTTATAGCCTAATATTTAATTTAGATGGTTGGGAAATTGACTTATGGGCTAAAGGCACCAGTCCTCCAGCTCCCAAGGGTTCAGAAAAATTCACATAAATTCAGAACTTAAGATGATGCTTTGAACTAAAAGAGGGAACTTTATTCTCTAACATAGAACATTAGAACGTACCTTCCCACAAATTGGACAACTTTCACTTCTTTCCAACCACTCATAAATACAGCCAAGGTGAAAATGGTGAGAACATTTTGTTGTGATTTTAGGATTTTCAGTGGTATAATCTGCAAGCATGGAAGTGAACTATTTCAGTACAGAGAACAATTGAGGAAAGTCACTCTTTATATTTTGCACTACAGCATATCCCGTGATTTTGGTAGTACAATGATAAATTAAAGCAATTACCATCAAGACATGTAGGGCAgacatcatcatcttctgaaGATGGCAGGACATAAGTTAGTCCATATGCAACTTTTGATGCTAGTTCCTTTTCCGAGGTCTCTGATTGCCCTGACTTACAATCTTCTTCAGCTTCAACTCCATTCCGTTTCTTCCCCGAACTAAGGGACTCTGTCGCAGAACTGCTTCTTCTCACTTGTTGTGCATCTTCCTGCAAATGTGTCATGGACTTCTCACGCCTAGAGATTAAGCCGTCACGCTGCAAACGTGAGTATCTTTGATCGGTATCAAAGGGTGATGGTCTGGCCACTGAAAACGGAGTATCATTTGAGGAGTTATTTGCTACTGTTGTGCCAGTTCCAGATGGGACAGAAGAAGTAGCCGCTTGGTTAGGTGATGGAACTGATCGCCCATCAAGCCTTTGAAACGGTGCACTATACTGCACGAACATAGGGAACATagcaaatcaaacaaaatactaaataaaGCTGGAATCACCTTCATAAACTAAATATATCTGGAAGCAaagtttaattacaaaataactTTTCACAATTCTTCCTAGTCAATAATATTGGGCCTAGTAACACAAATGATGCGATGAATTGGACTTCATCTAAAACATTATCCAAATGACAAACTTCTAGCACTTCAGTCAAAATGGATTGTTGATCAGTTCTCCTCATGTGGTTGTATTATATATGCTTAGTGTCAAAAATGCAGCCAATGTTAAAGACAATGTATACTCCCTAACTTAACATGAAGAGTTACTCGATGGAAGAACAACACTGGTATTGAGCTATTGAGTTGCTAATGGCTTTATGCTTACCCCGCTGAATAGCTGGTGGAAGAAGTATCTGAGGCACGCGCAATGCCTGTATACTGGATTGCTTGGAAGAGAATACTCTTCAAATTCATCACCACATGGACAGCAGCAAAGAGAACCCATCTCAATGCTTTTCCAATAAACACCAAATAGCTGAGACAcaaattacaaagacaaaaactACTCTTTCCTCACCAAGGCTCCTCCTTTAATCCAAAAATATTCCTGGAAATCAATATTCTCCGATATCAGCAAAATTCAGAATCAAGACTAAAGAAAATATCTCCGGCTATTAGCATTGCTGGGTTCATGTCAAATTGTCAAATTGTGAGCAACCCCCAATTGAGATACACTATCACCGACAATGTGAAACACATAAAACAGTAAAGCTTCGATTTTTACACTGACCCATGATCAAGACTTGAAACCTGAACAACTATTTCTATATTTAACTGACGAAATTTCTGAAGTGAACCACaataaaattgaagaattacagtaaaaacacagaaaaatttAGGGAGTTAATTGGAAAAAAGCAGTAaaaggtttgaaatttgaagctGGGAAGTGGGATTGAAACGTACCTTGTGGATAAGCGATTAGATGAGGAAGAGAGTGaaaagaggaggagggtgtTGTTGAAAGCGAAGACTTTGAGAGAGTCCACAAAAGGGGTTCTGGTTTTTGGGAAGTTTCAAGAGTATGGTGGGTGGGCTCAATCAGAGAGGATTATTTTAGATGACAAAGGTTGAAGCTTTACTCTTTACTCCCTCACATCATATTTGTCTGCAGACCCAGAGCTTACGGAGTAAGGAccggtttagtttttctttgttccgGTCAATTTGAACCGGCtcatgattattattattattatttctctaaaaaagaaaattaaatattaaaattagCTCATGAGTGGTCTTTGAGATTCGAAGTTTTATTACGAAGATCCTACAAGGGAGGTGAATAGGCtcttaacaactttttttagTATAAATTCGTTCTCATAGATAGTAAGGGTTATAGCTGTTATGAATAACAAATACATAAtgataataaataaaagttgcagtaaaataacaatgaacatcaagatgttttttactcgcagaaaccctgcaaccaAGGAGAAAACTGCGTGCCCCTAACACTTGACGGACAAACATTTCCACTATGTACAACTCATttcttacaagattatagttTAGGGATacatcaacaacttactctcCTGCCTAAACTATCCACTAGTCTAGATCAATactttctctcttgtttttgaGTACATCACTCCTTACAAGATTACAGTATAGGATACAACAACGACTTGCTATCCTACCTAGTCTcaaactagtctagatctaCCTCTCTTGTCTCTAAGTGGCTACACATGAAGGTATAAGAAGTTTCAACTCTGAACTCAGCTATCACTtaactgattcttcttgaacatTTCTCAGAAGTTTCACTCTCAGAAACTCAGCTATCATAAACTAATTCTTTCATAAACCCAGCTACCTCAACATGATACATCAGAACTTAGCTATCCTCAGCTGCTTCTTTCATGAACACTTCCGGGGTTGCTGCATTACCAACTGATCTCATGGTATGTAGAATGCAATAAGTTTGTGAGAAGAGGTTTTgttcagctctaaggtttataatcacaaaaagaagacttagagactaatgaacaatacaaaggaaaaccaaaacccaacaataatgcaatgagtttgtgagaaaatgttttgttcagctctaaggtttataatcacaaaaggaagacttagagactaatgaacaatgcaaagtaaaaccaaaacccaacaatacaaatgtaaaaactacattttgacaaccattgagcaaaggcagccttgctcaatatatataggctgaTGGAGTGCTCTaacaagagagagacacaAGCCAAAGGGGTGCCACAAGAGGGCAGGCACGAGGGCCAAAGCAAGGAAAtgattttggacttttgtCCTTGGCTAAACTCAAAAAGTGAGAGGACATATGCAGCTGTCCATGAGCAAgcaaaaagacaaacaaaactatcctaaacaatgtttgatttaaaagcaaaagacaaaaagacaaaaagttTTGCAAACTTTTTCCCAAAAGCATAATAGCACATTGGTTTAGCAAATTACATTTTCTCTGATATCAAACAAAGACAGCTATatattggtttgtgtatcacaaacacaACTGTAGCCTTAGAGCTCTAAATCATGAGTCATAGGTTGAGACAAAAgcatcaaacccaaaactaaaTTGAGCACAAAGGCAAGACCTTTATATATTCtagttgtcaatttgaaattcaaattaggaTCTCCCCTAGACATAAGATTAATGTCACAAGggtaaagaaacttaaacatAAGACAACACAATCAAAAGATCAAAAAGCTGGAAACCCAGATTTTTAGGATGGCAGACAATACTGCTAATCTCAgtgaaaaaccatgaaatgcaCAACATGATTTTACCTGAGT from Fragaria vesca subsp. vesca unplaced genomic scaffold, FraVesHawaii_1.0 scf0513160_u, whole genome shotgun sequence includes:
- the LOC101306490 gene encoding E3 ubiquitin-protein ligase At3g02290-like, which codes for MGSLCCCPCGDEFEEYSLPSNPVYRHCACLRYFFHQLFSGYSAPFQRLDGRSVPSPNQAATSSVPSGTGTTVANNSSNDTPFSVARPSPFDTDQRYSRLQRDGLISRREKSMTHLQEDAQQVRRSSSATESLSSGKKRNGVEAEEDCKSGQSETSEKELASKVAYGLTYVLPSSEDDDVCPTCLDDYTTENPKITTKCSHHFHLGCIYEWLERSESCPICGKEMEFCESP
- the LOC101305910 gene encoding mediator-associated protein 2-like; the encoded protein is MDEEQGYKPPADFEENAKDPLLDINVDDSTELWLIQWPKNQNPDYDGKELSLKLHGNGKLSTFEGASGKEYDLVSSSIQESNATVFVSSASGTKIAGKISRRVSLVHYPEPSELKERQELQMAKSRKKSQISSSMAFTHSSQKTPSRSTRTTTTATPTQSTFQRSSRPINGEAGESSHLQNKKQRHTSPGRTHSGVTSSGQGRSTTTTSSGEMSSKKHKEKHKR
- the LOC101306200 gene encoding probable peptide/nitrate transporter At5g13400-like, producing the protein MGSREIKSPEGGIETPANLEEQYSDTNPRKKLGFYFIESDDRRTAFGRGYTGGTTPVNIHGKPIADLSKTGGWFAAFFIFGNEMAERMAYFGLSVNMVAFMFYVMHRPFSSSSNAVNNFLGISQASSVLGGFLADAYLGRYWTIAIFTTIYLAGLTGITLCATMDILTPNQDQCDQLSLLLGNCEPAKSWQMLYLYSVLYLTGFGAAGIRPCVSSFGADQFDETSPDYKSHLDRFFNFFYLSVTIGAIIAFTAVVYIQMEHGWGLAFGSLAIAMGISNFVFFLGTPLYRHRLPGGSPLTRVAQVLVAAYRKRKAAFSSSELIGLYEVPGKQSAIKGSRKIAHTNDFRCLDKAALQLKEDGVDPTPWRLCTVTQVEEVKILLKLIPIPACTIMLSVVLTEYLTLSVQQAYTLNTHMGHLKLPVTCMPVFPGLSIFLILSLYYSTFVPLSRHITGHPHGASQLQRVGIGLAVSILSVAWAAVFERYRRNYAIKHEYEASFLTAMPDLSAYWLLIQYCLIGIAEVFCIVGLLEFLYEEAPDAMKSIGSAYAALAGGLGCFAASILNSIIKSVTGSTEKPSWLSQNINTGRFDYFYWLLTVLSVINFCIFLYSAHRYKYRAEQQIVTKIKEDLIQG